TACGTACTTATTATTTCCACAATCTGCGTACCCTTTACGGTTGGATGGCGGATTACGTGATTCTACCCGAAGAAAAAATACGTTACCGCAAATTAATGAAAATTTATACCGACTCCTTATTGGAGCGTAGGCTTATGGAACATGACACACTGTTTTACATCATGAACCGTTGCCAGCATTATAATCAATCAGGACGTTATGACGAAGCTATTCGCTTGATAAAACCTTATCTAGAAGTTGGAGACATGCATTACAAAGGCATTGCCGCCTATACGCTTTCAGAATCCTACGGACAGAAAGGCGATACAGAGCACGAAACAAAATACCTTGCCATGTCAGCTATATCCGATATGCAAACTCCTGTTTTGGAATATGCCGCATTGCCTCGCCTTGCCGTTCGATTGTTCCATAAAGGTGACGTAGAACGTGCGTACACTTACTTGAAGTTATGTATGGAAGATGCCGTATCTTGCAATGCCCGCTTACGCATATTAGAGATACTGAAAATATTCCCCATCGTAAACGAGGTGTATCAATTACAAATACAGAAACGGCAACGTCAGATGGGGTGGGCTTTGGCTTCTATCAGCCTGCTTTCTTTCTTTTTGGTCTTAGCCGTAATCTATGTACGCAGGCAAATGAAGCGGACAGAACAGGCGCGCCGGGAAGTGGAAGAAGCAAACAACCGTTTGAAAGAGTTGAATGAAGAATTGCACTGTTCCAATAATATGTTGAAAGAAGCGAATCGGAGCATAGCGGAAAATTCCCGCTTGAAAGAAGCGTATATCGGACGCTATATGGACCAATGTTCACTTTATATAGAGAAGATAGACGAATATCGTCGCCAATTAGGGAAACTGGCTGCGGCGGGGAATGTGCAGGATTTATACAAGTCACTCAAATCATCAAAATTCATAGATAAAGAATTGCAAGATTTTTATGCAGGTTTCGATGATACATTTTTACAATTGTTCCCTACCTTCGTGGATGACTTCAACGCTTTATTGATGCCGGAAGAACATATTATCCCCAAACAAGGAGAACGAATGAACACAGAGTTACGTATTTTTGCGCTTATCCGGCTTGGTATTACAGACAGTGTAAAAATAGCCCATTTTTTACGCTATTCGGTTACAACGATTTATAATTACCGTACTCGCGTACGGAACAAAGCCGCAGGCAGTCGAGAAGAACTTGAAAAGCGAGTAGCCGATATTGGGAAAATGGATTCATAAGCCTTTCTTCTCCCTCCATAATCTTTTATTTTTACTACTTTTTCCTCTTCCTTTGAAAATAAAATCATACTGATTATTAGTGCATTGCATATACGGCTGCACTACTTTTTTACTATCCTGCCAAGAAGGTTTCTTGTTAATGTCATACTTTTGCAATACGCTTCGTATGGAGAATGAAGCGATAATTATCAAATGTTTAATTTTAAATTTAATGGTATGCAAAGCAACAAGAAGCCATTACGATTCCGGCTATTCGCACTGTTGGTCGGAATCCTATGTTCACTCGGTGTTTCGGCACAGCAAATTACAGTGCAAGGTATCGTGAAAGACCAAACGGGCGAGCCTGTTATCGGTGCCAGTGTGGTACAGGACGGCACAAACAATGGTGTCATTACCGATTTCGACGGAAAGTTTACGCTTTCAGTTCCCGGCGATTCTAAGATTCGCATTTCTTACATTGGTTACATCACCCAGCTTATCCCCGTCAAAGGACAGAGTACGTTCAACATCACATTGGAGGAAGATTCCGAAATGCTGAGCGAAGTTGTAGTCATCGGTTATGGAAGTGTGGACAAAAAAGAACTGACTTCAGCCGTTTCTCACGTGTCCAGTAAAGATTTCCTGAACATCGCCTCGTCCGACCCTGCCATGCAGATACAAGGCAAAGTGGCAGGCGTGTCTATCGACAACCGTGGCGCAGCCGACCCTAACGTATCATCAAGCATTCAGGTACGTGGGCTTTCGTCGAGAAGTGCCGGAACAGGACCGTTGATTGTAATAGACGGTGTGCCTGGAGGTAATCTGATGAATGTCAACAGCAATGACATCGCTTCCATTGATGTATTGAAGGACGGTGCAGCTTCCGCTATTTACGGTACGCGGGGAAGTAACGGAGTAATCCTTATCACAACCAAACAAGGTTCGAAGGACGGTGCTATCCATACGACCTATAATGGTTATGTATCGGCTGATTTTATCGTCAACCCAATGAAAACGCTTTCTGCCGAACAGTTCCGTCAATGGCGTGTACCCCAAGGCGGAACAGATATGGGCGGCGACACCGACTGGATGGATGAAATCACCCGCACAGGGTTCTCCCATTCGCACGCCCTTACCTTATCGGGAGGCAATGCGCAGAACAATTACCGTGTGACGGTGGACATGCGACAGGCAAAAGGCATCGATTTACGCTCGGACCGCAAGGAATGGGGAGCACGCGCCACGTTCAACCATACAACGAAGAACGGACTCTTCAAATTCACAGCAAATGTTGCGCCTCGTTTCGTAAACAAAAACAATTCCGATTGGGGAGTGTTTGATGTAGCTTTAGTCGCTAATCCTACTACACCGGTATTCGACCCGTCTGACCCTTCTGGAAAAACTTATTATAATTTCCAAGGACAAGACAATTACAATCCGGTAGAAAAGCTGAAGTTAGAAAAGAATTATGACGAAACCAAATGGTTCGACTGGGATGTTACCGCCAAGCTGAATCTGTTGCCTTTGCTGGCTCCGGAGGCAAGCAATCATACATTGAGCACGCAAGTCACACTGGCGCAACAAATCAACGACAACATGAACTATTGGTATGCTCCTTCCACGATGACCACAGAAATCAATGCGGGGCGAAAAGGCGAAGCCAAACAGGCTTATACGAAAGACCGGCAGGAAAGCCTGGAATGGCTGGTGAATTACAGTTTTCAGAAAAAAGGACATAGCCTAAGCTTTATGGGAGGTTATTCTTACCAATACTGGATGCATAACGGTATGACCGCCGAAAACAAGGACTTTTCATCAGACGCTTTTTTGTGGAACAATTTGGGTAATGGTGAATATATGTTAGAAGAAGGGCGCAACGGCATGAGCAGCTATCGGAATGATGCCAAGCTCATCGCATTCTTCGGACGCCTCAGCTATGACTGGGAAAAACGGTATATGGTGACCGCATCTTTACGTTACGAAGGCTCGTCTAAGTTCGGCGACAATAACAAATGGGGATATTTCCCTGCGGTATCTGCCGGATGGCGTATCAGCGATGAAGCCTTTATGGAAGACATTCGCTGGATTAATGACTTAAAAATACGCGGTGACTTCGGTATGACGGGAAATCAGGATTTCGATGCATACAAGTCGTTGGCTACATACGGAGGTTTCGGTTGGGTTTACTATAATGGAGGTTACTATCAGGTATGGGGACCGGGCAAGAATGTTAATCCAGACTTGAAATGGGAAAAAGGCATCAACTGGAATGTGGGTGTTGATTTCTCGCTGTTCGATAATCGGCTTTCCGGTTCGATAAACTACTATCATCGGAAGCAGCAAGATTTGTTGGGTGACTATACCGTGCCTGTTCCTCCTTACCTATTCGAATCAACATTTGCCAACGTAGGAACGATGCGCAATACCGGAATTGAGATAAATTTGGACATATTGGCTGTGCAGACCAAAGACTTTACATATAATATCGGTTTTGTCGGCTCTACAAACAACAATAAGTTTGTAAGCTTCTCCAATTCCATTTACAAAGGCAACCCCTATATGGATGTTTGCGGATTGCCCGGTCCAAATAATCCCGGAAACTTGCAACGCATTCAGGAAGGAGAACGCATCGGGAACTACCGCACGTATGCATACGCCGGAGTAGATGCAGACGGCAACTGGCTGGTGTGGAACAAAGACAATACCGAAAAGATTTCCATCAATGATGCTACAGAGGAAGACAAGCGCATTACCGGAAACGGTCTGCCGAAATTTACCGCTTCACTTGCTAACACTTTTACGTGGAAGAATTGGGATTTGACTCTTTATTTCCGGGGCGCATTTGGATTCGACTTGTTCAATGTACACGATCTGTATTATGGCTTGCAAAGCTCGAATAAGATTTCAAACGTTCTGCCTAAAGCATACGAAGAAAACGCCGCTATCACAACGGGTGTCAATGTATTGACAGATTATTTCATCGAACGTGGTGATTATGTAAAACTGGATGTTGCCACGTTAGGATATACTTGGAATGTGGATAAGAAGTATTTGGAGCGTATCCGTTTCTATTTGACCGGAAGGAATCTTTTTACCATCACCGGATTCAGCGGAGTAGAT
The Phocaeicola salanitronis DSM 18170 genome window above contains:
- a CDS encoding DUF6377 domain-containing protein, translated to MKKHFFLLCYITLGLLPVQAHVPEMDSLLKRLDTVIKERPLAIEKKKSRLRELELRYSHSLSEEERFLHLGRLLEEYRSFNADSSLALTQKRLRLAQSLKCREYLDNARMNLAEVMGIAGMYKEALEQMDKVCLDSLPGYLRTYYFHNLRTLYGWMADYVILPEEKIRYRKLMKIYTDSLLERRLMEHDTLFYIMNRCQHYNQSGRYDEAIRLIKPYLEVGDMHYKGIAAYTLSESYGQKGDTEHETKYLAMSAISDMQTPVLEYAALPRLAVRLFHKGDVERAYTYLKLCMEDAVSCNARLRILEILKIFPIVNEVYQLQIQKRQRQMGWALASISLLSFFLVLAVIYVRRQMKRTEQARREVEEANNRLKELNEELHCSNNMLKEANRSIAENSRLKEAYIGRYMDQCSLYIEKIDEYRRQLGKLAAAGNVQDLYKSLKSSKFIDKELQDFYAGFDDTFLQLFPTFVDDFNALLMPEEHIIPKQGERMNTELRIFALIRLGITDSVKIAHFLRYSVTTIYNYRTRVRNKAAGSREELEKRVADIGKMDS
- a CDS encoding SusC/RagA family TonB-linked outer membrane protein; amino-acid sequence: MQSNKKPLRFRLFALLVGILCSLGVSAQQITVQGIVKDQTGEPVIGASVVQDGTNNGVITDFDGKFTLSVPGDSKIRISYIGYITQLIPVKGQSTFNITLEEDSEMLSEVVVIGYGSVDKKELTSAVSHVSSKDFLNIASSDPAMQIQGKVAGVSIDNRGAADPNVSSSIQVRGLSSRSAGTGPLIVIDGVPGGNLMNVNSNDIASIDVLKDGAASAIYGTRGSNGVILITTKQGSKDGAIHTTYNGYVSADFIVNPMKTLSAEQFRQWRVPQGGTDMGGDTDWMDEITRTGFSHSHALTLSGGNAQNNYRVTVDMRQAKGIDLRSDRKEWGARATFNHTTKNGLFKFTANVAPRFVNKNNSDWGVFDVALVANPTTPVFDPSDPSGKTYYNFQGQDNYNPVEKLKLEKNYDETKWFDWDVTAKLNLLPLLAPEASNHTLSTQVTLAQQINDNMNYWYAPSTMTTEINAGRKGEAKQAYTKDRQESLEWLVNYSFQKKGHSLSFMGGYSYQYWMHNGMTAENKDFSSDAFLWNNLGNGEYMLEEGRNGMSSYRNDAKLIAFFGRLSYDWEKRYMVTASLRYEGSSKFGDNNKWGYFPAVSAGWRISDEAFMEDIRWINDLKIRGDFGMTGNQDFDAYKSLATYGGFGWVYYNGGYYQVWGPGKNVNPDLKWEKGINWNVGVDFSLFDNRLSGSINYYHRKQQDLLGDYTVPVPPYLFESTFANVGTMRNTGIEINLDILAVQTKDFTYNIGFVGSTNNNKFVSFSNSIYKGNPYMDVCGLPGPNNPGNLQRIQEGERIGNYRTYAYAGVDADGNWLVWNKDNTEKISINDATEEDKRITGNGLPKFTASLANTFTWKNWDLTLYFRGAFGFDLFNVHDLYYGLQSSNKISNVLPKAYEENAAITTGVNVLTDYFIERGDYVKLDVATLGYTWNVDKKYLERIRFYLTGRNLFTITGFSGVDPSTYSVNGLTPGTFGGNRNYYPSTTQLMFGVQVDF